One Amycolatopsis sp. NBC_00355 genomic window carries:
- a CDS encoding (2Fe-2S)-binding protein, giving the protein MEITVTVNDEPYRRSVEPRLLLVHFLRDDLGLTGTHWGCDTSNCGTCVVWLDGLPVKSCTVLAAMADGKRVRTVEDLADGPRLDPVQQGFVACHGVQCGFCTPAMLMTARWLLDRDPDPDEDTIREAISGQLCRCTGYENIVRAIRWAAEHPDGEA; this is encoded by the coding sequence GTGGAGATCACCGTGACCGTCAACGACGAGCCGTACCGGCGCAGCGTCGAGCCGCGTCTGCTGCTGGTGCACTTCCTGCGCGACGACCTCGGCCTCACCGGCACGCACTGGGGCTGCGACACCTCCAACTGCGGCACCTGCGTGGTCTGGCTCGACGGGCTGCCGGTCAAGTCGTGCACGGTGCTCGCGGCGATGGCCGACGGCAAGCGCGTCCGGACCGTCGAGGACCTCGCCGACGGCCCGCGGCTCGACCCGGTGCAGCAGGGGTTCGTCGCCTGCCACGGCGTCCAGTGCGGGTTCTGCACCCCGGCGATGCTGATGACCGCGCGCTGGCTGCTCGACCGCGACCCCGATCCCGACGAAGACACCATCCGCGAGGCCATTTCCGGGCAGCTGTGCCGCTGCACCGGTTACGAGAACATCGTCCGCGCGATCCGCTGGGCCGCCGAGCACCCGGACGGTGAAGCGTGA
- a CDS encoding aerobic carbon-monoxide dehydrogenase large subunit has product MTANGHGSVRRKEDGRFVRGRGTFLDDVTRPGMLHGAILRSPHAHARIVAIDTSAAEAHPKVRAVITGAMLAERGMAWMPTLSHDVQAVLATDKVRFQGQEVAFVVAEDRYAARDALELIDVEYEPLPVVADARTALDADAALIRDDVEGHTDNRIFDWECGDAEATDDAFARADVVATQNMLYPRVHPAPMETCGAVAELDPVTGKLTVWATAQAPHAHRLLYSMITGLPEHRIRIVAQDIGGGFGNKVGVYPGYLCAVAATMRTGRPVKWVEDRSENLMSTSFARDYHMHGEIAATRDGKLLGLRVRVLADHGAFNGTAQPSKFPAGFFQVFTGSYDLPAAHCAVTGVHTNKAPGGVAYACSFRITEAVYLVERMMDVLAYDLGVDPAELRERNLLRPGQFPYTCATGWEYDSGDYPAALALAKEMAGYDDLRREQKEKRERGELMGIGLSFFTEAVGAGPREHMDIMGLGMADGAELRVHPSGSAVLRLSCMSQGQGHETTFAQIVAHELGIPTDEVEVVQGDTDATPFGLGTYGSRSTPVSGAATVLVARKVRARARLVASAMLEVSPDDLEWEPGRWFVRGVPDQGAAMREIARAAHSDLALPEGVEGQLDASCVYNPPSLTYPFGAYICVVDVDPGTGQVRVRRFVAVDDCGVRINPAVVAGQVHRGLADGIGMALMELIAFDDDGNHLGGSFMDYLLPTALECPSWELGETCTPSPHHPIGAKGIGESATVGSPAAVVNAVVDALRPYGVRHADMPLTPAAVWCAMRGRPLRTDLAIT; this is encoded by the coding sequence GTGACCGCGAACGGCCACGGTTCCGTGCGCCGCAAGGAGGACGGCCGGTTCGTCCGCGGCCGCGGCACGTTCCTCGACGACGTCACCCGGCCCGGCATGCTGCACGGCGCGATCCTGCGCAGCCCGCACGCGCACGCCCGGATCGTCGCGATCGACACCAGTGCCGCCGAGGCGCATCCGAAGGTCCGGGCCGTCATCACCGGCGCGATGCTGGCCGAGCGCGGCATGGCGTGGATGCCGACGCTGTCCCACGACGTCCAGGCCGTGCTGGCCACCGACAAGGTCCGGTTCCAGGGCCAGGAAGTCGCGTTCGTCGTCGCCGAAGACCGGTACGCCGCAAGGGACGCGCTGGAGCTGATCGACGTCGAGTACGAGCCGCTGCCGGTGGTCGCCGACGCGCGGACCGCCCTCGACGCCGATGCCGCGCTGATCCGCGACGACGTCGAAGGCCATACGGACAACCGGATCTTCGACTGGGAGTGCGGTGACGCCGAGGCGACCGACGACGCCTTCGCGCGCGCGGACGTCGTCGCCACGCAGAACATGCTCTACCCGCGCGTGCACCCGGCGCCGATGGAGACCTGCGGCGCGGTCGCCGAGCTGGACCCGGTCACCGGCAAGCTGACCGTCTGGGCCACGGCGCAGGCGCCGCACGCGCACCGGCTGCTCTACTCGATGATCACCGGGCTGCCCGAGCACAGGATCCGGATCGTCGCCCAGGACATCGGCGGCGGCTTCGGCAACAAGGTGGGCGTATACCCCGGTTACCTGTGCGCGGTCGCGGCCACGATGCGCACCGGGCGGCCGGTCAAGTGGGTCGAGGACCGCTCGGAAAACCTGATGAGCACGTCGTTCGCCCGCGATTACCACATGCACGGCGAGATCGCGGCGACGCGCGACGGGAAGCTGCTCGGCCTGCGCGTGCGGGTGCTGGCCGACCACGGCGCGTTCAACGGCACCGCGCAGCCGTCCAAGTTCCCGGCCGGGTTCTTCCAGGTCTTCACCGGTTCCTACGACCTGCCCGCGGCGCACTGCGCGGTCACCGGCGTCCACACGAACAAGGCGCCCGGCGGCGTGGCGTACGCGTGTTCCTTCCGCATCACCGAAGCCGTGTACCTGGTCGAGCGGATGATGGACGTGCTCGCCTACGACCTCGGCGTCGACCCGGCGGAGCTGCGGGAGCGGAATTTGCTGCGGCCGGGGCAGTTCCCGTACACCTGCGCGACCGGCTGGGAGTACGACTCCGGCGACTATCCCGCGGCGCTGGCGCTGGCCAAGGAGATGGCGGGCTACGACGACCTGCGCCGTGAGCAGAAGGAGAAGCGCGAACGCGGCGAGCTGATGGGCATCGGGCTGAGCTTCTTCACCGAAGCCGTCGGCGCCGGCCCGCGCGAGCACATGGACATCATGGGCCTCGGCATGGCCGACGGCGCCGAGCTGCGCGTGCACCCGAGCGGGTCGGCCGTGCTGCGGCTCTCGTGCATGTCCCAGGGCCAGGGCCACGAGACGACGTTCGCCCAGATCGTCGCGCACGAGCTGGGCATCCCGACCGACGAGGTCGAGGTCGTGCAGGGCGACACCGACGCCACGCCGTTCGGTCTCGGCACCTACGGTTCGCGCTCGACGCCGGTGTCCGGCGCGGCCACCGTGCTGGTCGCGCGGAAGGTGCGGGCACGCGCGCGGCTCGTCGCCTCGGCGATGCTCGAGGTCAGCCCGGACGACCTGGAGTGGGAGCCCGGCCGCTGGTTCGTCCGCGGCGTGCCGGACCAGGGTGCCGCGATGCGCGAGATCGCCCGCGCCGCGCATTCGGACTTGGCCCTGCCCGAAGGCGTCGAAGGGCAGCTCGACGCGTCCTGTGTGTACAACCCGCCGAGCCTGACCTACCCGTTCGGCGCGTACATCTGTGTGGTGGACGTCGATCCCGGCACCGGCCAGGTGCGGGTGCGCCGGTTCGTCGCGGTCGACGACTGCGGCGTGCGGATCAACCCGGCGGTCGTGGCCGGCCAGGTGCACCGCGGCCTCGCCGACGGGATCGGGATGGCGTTGATGGAGCTGATCGCGTTCGACGACGACGGCAACCACCTCGGCGGGTCCTTCATGGACTACCTGCTGCCGACGGCCTTGGAGTGCCCGTCGTGGGAGCTCGGCGAGACGTGCACGCCGTCCCCGCATCACCCGATCGGCGCCAAGGGCATCGGCGAGTCCGCGACGGTCGGCTCCCCCGCCGCGGTGGTCAACGCCGTCGTCGACGCGCTGCGGCCGTACGGCGTGCGGCACGCGGACATGCCGCTGACGCCGGCGGCGGTGTGGTGCGCGATGCGGGGCCGGCCACTTCGGACGGACCTGGCGATCACCTGA
- a CDS encoding FAD binding domain-containing protein: MQVPAQFEYERATSVGHALELLAKYGPEGRVIAGGHSLIPMMKLRLARPEALVDINDLGELSRIEVAGGQLRIGALVRHVELLDSAEAGRLFPILHDAERVVADPIVRNRGTVGGSLCQADPSEDLSAAFTAVRAEAVVEGVTGTRVVPVREFFTGPYETAVGPGELLVQLRVPIRDGTGSAYTKVGRRAGDWAIAAAGASLRLDGGVIVEAGLGLTAVGASNFVAAEAEDFLRGGPATPERFGEAGTIAAAHCSPAADQRGPVDYKRHLVAQLTSRALHQAHARRAG; this comes from the coding sequence ATGCAGGTGCCGGCGCAGTTCGAGTACGAACGGGCCACCAGTGTCGGGCACGCCCTCGAGCTGCTGGCCAAGTACGGCCCCGAGGGCCGGGTGATCGCCGGCGGGCACAGCCTCATCCCGATGATGAAACTCCGGCTGGCGCGGCCCGAAGCCCTGGTCGACATCAACGATCTCGGCGAGCTGTCCCGGATCGAAGTCGCCGGCGGGCAGCTGCGGATCGGGGCCCTCGTGCGGCACGTCGAACTGCTCGATTCGGCCGAAGCCGGGCGGCTGTTCCCGATCCTGCACGACGCCGAACGCGTGGTCGCGGACCCGATCGTGCGCAACCGCGGGACCGTCGGGGGTTCGTTGTGCCAGGCCGATCCGTCGGAGGACCTCTCGGCCGCGTTCACCGCCGTCCGGGCCGAGGCCGTCGTCGAAGGCGTGACCGGGACGCGGGTGGTGCCGGTGCGGGAGTTCTTCACCGGGCCGTACGAGACCGCCGTCGGGCCGGGTGAGCTGCTGGTGCAGCTGCGGGTGCCGATCCGCGACGGCACCGGGAGCGCGTACACGAAGGTCGGCCGGCGGGCCGGCGACTGGGCCATCGCCGCGGCCGGCGCGTCGCTGCGGCTCGACGGCGGTGTCATCGTCGAAGCCGGGCTCGGTCTCACCGCCGTCGGCGCGTCGAACTTCGTCGCCGCGGAGGCGGAGGACTTCCTGCGGGGCGGCCCGGCGACGCCGGAGCGGTTCGGCGAAGCCGGGACGATCGCCGCCGCGCACTGCTCCCCCGCCGCCGACCAGCGCGGACCCGTCGACTACAAGCGGCACCTGGTCGCGCAGCTGACCAGCCGGGCGCTGCACCAGGCCCACGCGCGGCGGGCGGGGTGA